The genomic stretch CTCACAAGCCTGTCTGCAAAGGGGGTGCAGAGGGCGTGAGGAGCGGCTATGGCGATGTCCTTCCCAGCGCTGTTTATAGGTGGCAAAAACTGGGGACAGCCTAGACGGAGCTGCTGGGTAATGCCAGGCAGTCCGGACAGCAGAGTCTCAGGGAAGCCACCCAGGACCACACCCCGGAACTCGGGGAGAAACGATCCTTCTGGGACTTTTGATGAAAAATGCAGAAaaccaaaaattatattttgaataaatagaattttaagcTGTCTGTGCATAGGGAATGTCTCCACCTAGCGTCTGGAAGGGTGCCTTCCAACACATGAATGTTTGTGTCCAGATATCTTTGTAttccttggtttcttctttttgcttatctttcaaaaaatttcatattaaggataaaataagataaagttaCAGACAAGTGTTTCCTCTGTGTTGAAAGCAGGAAGGCTGACAGGCTGATCAGTGCAGTGCAGGAGAGGAAAGTCCAGGGGCAAGCTCTGCTCTCTCTCCCATTGACTTGCTGTGTGATTTTGGACAAGTTGCTCTCCCTCTCTGTGTGTTGACTTCATCATTTATGAAATGAAAGGGGTAAGCTAGACAGTGGATAACTTCAGTATGCACTCTTCTGACCCTCTGGATGATCCCCCAAGGGAGGGATATGTGTGCATTTATCCCTGCTGTGTCCCCAGCTCTAAAACATGGCCTGCCTGGTAGCTGGTGATCAGTGAGCATTTGTTGGATTGAACTGGAGCCACCTGGTATTGTAGCACAATCCAAGCAGGACTGGCCGTGAGCACAACGGTCCCCATGTCCACCTTCTTGAGATGGGACCTGTGATCTCtgactccctccttcccttcagcccctctcctcctccttctcacttggagtctgtctcttcctctctccaccccgccccttctctctctcctgcttctcATCCACTTTCTTTCCTGCATTCTCTCTCTTTAATGATGGCCTTAAGGTTTGCATAAGAGCATTTAAGACAAGTGGGAGCCCAGTGGATAGAGACAGTgggggatgggctggggctggggctcagcggtggagcgcgaggccctgggctccatcctcagcgtaaagataaataaaggtattgtgtccacctacgactaaaaattaaatattaaaaaatgagacaGACGGTGAGGGACAATTGCAGGCCCACCCGTTGGGACACAGGCTGGTGCCCCCGGTCCAGCTCCCGGTACTGGTTTCCACAGTTGGGATCGAGATTCCAGCTGGTTCTGCTGAGAGTCCTCGGGACATGCCACGATGTGGCCAGGGTCAAGGTCCCTGGGTTTTTAGCAGACAAGGGCCTGAGCATCCTGTGACCCAGAAGAATAAGCGTCACAGGCTGAAGCGAGGGAGAGGCCATGAGGAGGATCATGGGGGCTTCAGtttggggagggaagggaggctaGAGGAAGCCTCATTGAGGGTCTGGCTGGAAGTTTAGGAGAGGCTGAGCCCCTTCCCACCGAGTCCCTTATTTACTGCTGTTTCATGTGACACGGGAGACCCGTCACAAAGCCAGTTTGCAGAGGAGGGGCAGGATTCAGAGTGGCAGGCCTGCCAGGGCCCCTGGGTCCCACTCGGCCCCAGCCCTGACCTCTGACCCTCAGCCTCTGCTAGAGCACAGGTGGGCTGGCGCGGGGTGGGCAGGAGGCCACAAAGGGGCTTTTCGCAGTGCAGGGGAGGAGACCAGTGGGCTGGAGACCCAGTGTCCTTGTCAGTCCCGGGCTCAGAAGCCGGGTGGGGCGGAAAGGCAGGACTGAGCGGGGACAGGGCAGGTTTGCCCAGCAGGCGGCAGGCCGGCCCTGCCAGCAGAGCCGCAAACCAGGGGAGATTGAGGACCCACTGGGCAGGCCAGgaggctgctctgagaagggcCAGGGTGCAGAGGTCAGGGGACCCACAGGACACGGGTGACCAGGACAGCCGTGACAGCCCTGGGGACCTCCTGCGCTCTCCGTCAGCACAGGGTGGATTCTGTAGGCTTGCAGGGCAGGGGGCGCCCAGCGGGTCTCCCTGGTGGCTGTGAGAAACGAGGAGGGAAGCCGAAGGACAGCGAGAGGACCTTGCAGGGGCCCTCTAAGGCAGGTGTTCCCATCTGGGGACAGGTGAGGAGGGGACAGGGCATTTGATCCCTTCTGTTTCCCCCTGGCTTTGAGCAGCACCTGGCGCCTGTCAGAACCTACCCACTGCGGACTTGACCGTGCACTAGCAGGTCCCGGCTGCCCGCCTTCCTGTGTGTTCTGCCTGCACCTGCCGCGTGCGGGCTGAGGGAGGTCCAGACCAGTGTCCCTGGGTGGTCCTGGGACCTGCTTGGCCTCGTAACTTGACAGTTGAAGAGCAGGATCGTGCAGAACCTCTGGGCCTCCCTCGGTGGGACATGGCCAGAACCGCAGAGGAAGGAGGGCTGGGACACTTGGGTCCCTTCATGGAGCCCAGAGGCATCTTGCCTGGACAGACAGACTCCTCTGAGGACAGATGCCGCCCCTGTTATCTATGGAAAGGAGCCCAGGTGCCAACTGGAGCAGCGGGGCCTGGTGGGCCTGGCGCCCGGGTCTGCAGAGCGGATCAGGGCACCCTCCCGCCAGGGCACCTGCTGTCCCTAAATCCTTTGCCTTCCTCCAGGGTGGCCTGGGCCGCGCTCAGGATGCCTCGCCATGCCAGCCCAGGGAGGGGGCGCTGGGTCCCTGCAGCCACGGCCGGCTCGACGGTGCCCAGGGACGTCAGGCCTTCGCAGGTTTGTGGGTGCTGCGGTGCGTGGAGGTGGGGGCGCCTGAACAACCCCCAGCACAGGGTCAGCCCCTCAGTGTGCAGATGTAGGGGTGGGTGGCCTCCCCCTCTACTGACaggagctgaggctcagagaggcagtGCCACTTGCTCAGTGTCACACAGCCTGGGAAGGTCGGACCAGAGTCTGCAGTGCCTGTGAGGCGTCTTTGACTTTGCCACATCTGGGCAGTCAGACTCACGCCCTCAACCCTGGAAGGGTGGCAGCCAGGGGCCCCATCACGTCAGCAGGGTGGCTGCAGGGCCTTGTCTTCACACAAGCCCTGTGGTGACCAGGAGCTGCTGCCTGTCCCCATAGGTGGCAGGTCAGGTGTGAGGACTGAGGCTTACACCTGGCTGGGCTGGCAGCTGCTACCTTGGAACCCTGTCCCTAATCTGTCCCTCAAGAGAGCCTTGCGTCTTACGACAGGCCCAGGCGTGACTTCTAGGTTCCCTGCCACTAGGCCGGGTTCACAGTTCAATCAGAGCCTCCCTCAGGGCCAAGTGCAGCTCAGGGGGCGTCGCCTGCTCCCTCCACGGTGGGGGGGTGCCACCTCCTTGGCCCAGGACACAGAGCTGCCAAGTGAACCCAGGTCCCAGCTGGCCCGCCTATGTTTGTCCCTCTGTCCTCGTGACGGCCGTGCAGGGCTAGGCAGGCCATAGCTATGGCCCGCTTGACAGACGAGGACGCCAGGGTTGGAGGCTGGGGCTCCGCCCAGGGCGTGAGTGCTGCATCTGTGGCCCTGGGCCGGGGTGTGTGGCCTGGAGCCGGTTTCCTCTGCTCAGCTGCTGCTGGTCAtctggcctctctgagcctcagcctcctcccttgACAGAGGGGGTGGGGATCACCAGGCCACCCCAGGAGCCATCATGTGCTCCAGCCCTGGGGAGGAGCTCTGTCTTCTCCTGGCAGCGGGTGGTGTGGTGGCTGGGGACAAGCAGGGGAAGCTGCTAGGGGTCTTTCCAACCCGGGCCGTGTTGCTCCCAGGCCAGCCCTTGGAGGGACCCGGCACCTGCATCTGCGCTGGAGCTGGGCCAGGCCCCGAGAGCGCGGGCGAGCTGTCAGAGGGCCGCACAGGGTCTGCCCGTGAACAGGTGAGGCCTGAGGCTTGGCGTGTGCCCCGCAGGGTGGCCACCTGCGGCAGCTGAGGGGGTGAGGAAGCTCTGCATGTGGAGGAACGTTCTGGAGACGTCGAGAGGGAGACCTGAGGGGATGGACTGCCTTGTCCTGGGACCTGGCTGGGGAATGGGAGGAAGGGGAGCCCCATGTGGACCTGGGCCCGTGGCCACACAGAGGGACCTCATGGAACCCCGTCCCCCAGCACCTGGGAAAGAGCCGAGGAGGCCTGACTCCCAGGGCCGCCAGCCCCAGTGCCCAGCCAGAGCCCCAGTCTCCTCTGCCACGGCCCGCCCCACCCGGCCCTTGGGGTCAGGACCCACCTGCCCTGAGGCCGTGGCCAGTCACTGCCCATCTCAGTCAGGCCACCTCTGACTCCCTGGCTGGAGTCCCCTATCTGATCCCCCCCTTCCCCGTGGCCTGGGCAACATCATTACCTTAGAGAAGCCTCGGGCTAAGACATTCGTCCCAGGTCCTGGGCAGGAGAGGACTGCTCTCCCTGCGGCGGCCAGCTCGAGGGCCCTGGTGTCCTTCTGGCCATGTGGAGAAGAGCCAGAGCATGTGTGGCGGGGGAGGTGGCACCGAGACCGTCAGGTGAGGTCGGCTCCACGCTGATGGCTCTTTCCATCCACAGCCTCTGGCGGAGCCCAGCCTGGATGGACAGACTCTTCTCCTGGTGTGTGGTTCTTCCCCAGCGCAGCACATGGACGGGTCGCTCATCGCCCTGGACCTGGCCTGGGTTTCAGAGGGCCTTAGAGCCGCCCAAGCCCAGGAGCCCTTTCTCCAGGTGCAGACATCCACGCTTCCGCTCCGGGGGCTGGCTGGGGCCCCTGGGCTCCTGCTGCCACTGCTGTCCCAGGAAGCTCCCCCAGAGGAGCTCCAAGACCTGCTGGACACCAGGTCCACCCCTGCCCCCAGTGCTGCGGCACATCCCAGCTGGTGTTGTCACCAGACAAGGAGTCCCGACGCCTCCCCGCGCCAGGGGTCTCCATGCACTTCAGATCCCCCATGTCCCATGGAAGGGTCCAGCTGCAGAAAAGACACTTGGAACAGGGGAGGAGGGACCCCAGCAGGGGGAGCTGGGCACGGGGAGGCGAGGACCTCGGGCAGGATCGAGGGAGAGCTTGGTGGCAAATGCCAGCCAGGTCAGGAGAGCTGTGAGGACCCGAGTGTGGGGAGTGGGGTCTGCTCTCCAGGGGGCGTGGGGGACCAGAGTGTGACTTTGGAGACACAGGCCACTGCCTACTGCCCTTGGCTCTGGCAGGAGCGTCCAGCGCCTCCTTTGCAGGGGGAGGACTCCACAGAGGAGCCTGAACCCCTGAGCAGGAGGCAGAAGGTGGGAGGCTGTGGCCGGGGCCTCCTGGGAGGACTGTCAGCAGAGGAAGAGGCTCACGGGACTAGCGCTTCACGGCCAGCTGGTGGTCAGCTCCCTGCAGGGAGGAGCAGAGCCCTCGAGAGGCGGGTTCCAGGCAAGCAGGACAGCCGACCGGGGTGTGGAAGTGCTCTGCGTTCCCCAGAGGgaagccctggggctgggggacaagaagaggaggaggagaaggggctcCGTGGAGAAGCCTCCAGTCTGGGGAATGGGCCTGTGCCCCGGGAGCTGGACTTCAGGCAGTGCCAGGGCAAGGAGACACTTCCCTCGGTGGCAGGGTGTGGCTTGCCGCAGTCTCCCAGACTGGCTGTTCCAGGTGAAGACACTGGTCCCCCTTGGGCTCTGAACAAAGGACAGGATAGATATTCTCTCCAAATAGATGCACTTGAGCGGGACGTGGAGGCCTGTTTCCAGCAACTGAACACCCTGAAACTTGGCAGCCGGGGTCACCAGCAGGAGGTGGCCCTCGTGGTGGGAGAGAACTGGAGCTTTGCTCAAAGGAGGCAGAGCAGAGGTGAGGAGAGTGGAGAGGCCACCAGCCTCGAACAGACTGTGGCCCGGGACACCAGCAGAGCTGTTGCAGGGACGTCCCCTGATCAGGAGGAAGCCAGCCTGGACCCTGCAGAGCTCCACGGGGACGCGCTCTCCACACTCTGGCACACCCTCGAGAGGGCCAGGGCCGCGTTGCATCAGCTTCTTTCCTCACTGAAGAAAGAGAGGAGCCCGGTCTTATGTGACAGGGCTGCACCTCGGGAAGACCTAGGGGGATGCTCTCCTAAAGCTTGCCATCTCGAGGCAGAGGGCCCGCGACGCGCAGCCCGGGTGTGCCGCCTCCAGCAGGCCAACCGGGCGCTGGAGGGAGACCTGGCCCAGCACAGGAGGGAGCTGGGCCAGTACGCGCAGGCCATTTCCGACCTGGAAGAGTGCAATGTGCAGAGTTACGGCAAGATCTCGGAGCTCGAGGAGGAAAACGACAAACTGAAAAGGGATCTGGGCCAACTCCGGAGGGCCATGTCCCAGAGCGCCAGGGAATCCCGCGGCCCCGGGGAGCACGTCGCCCTGGAAAGCAGGGAGCTCAAGGCACCGATTTCGCAGCTTGGGGTCAGCTATAAAGAGCTGGTAAGgggtgtggggctgggggtggaagGCAGGGTCCGGGCCTCCCAGGGGGAGAACGAGCGCCTTCTACGCAGGGTCCGAGCCCTGGAGCAGGAAGTGGCCTTGCAGACCGGGGGGGACAGGGCACGCTCGTTGGGAGGCCGTCAGCAACCCCAGGAAAGCACCAAGGCGGCGGTGGACAAGGTGTGCACCATGGACAGAGGGGTGCAGGTGACTCCCCTCTCGGGGCAGCAGGTCACAAGCCCCTGCGGGCCACCCTTGGAGGAGGCAGTGGGCGTCCCTGGAGGGCAGACAGGCCCTGCCTCAGACCTGCAGGATCCCGGATGTGGCGCTGGTTCTACTGCTCCATCACTGGTCAGGAGAAATGCTGACGTCCCCCGTGTCCTGCGAGGAAGGGgcggagcaggaggaggagcagcatgtttggagggagaggagaaaaggcCATGGTGTTCCCACCAAGGGCACGCTCTGAGGACCTCATGCAGCGGCCCCCAGGTAAGTGGACCTGCTGGCCTCCCTGGTGCTGGCTGGCTCCAGGGCCCCCTGCAGACCCAGGTATTCCTCCAGCATCCCTGGGGGGAGGTGCCATCACCAGCCCCCAACAGGTGACTAAACACAGGCACAGAGAAGTGAAGgctcttgcccaaggtcacacagcaggtgaGGGTGGAGCTGGGACCTGCCCAGGAGGCTGGCTCCAGATCTCCGTGTGTCCTACGGTAAGACTTCAGCCTGCCCTCCATGGGCCCCGAGGAGCTCCCCCACAGGACGCCCAGGAAGGATCCCCCCATGCCCCCGTGTGCTGGTCCTGCCTGTGGGACCCTCAGTGCTGAGCCCGTGTCCACTCGGCCTTCTCGCTCAGTCTCTCCTTTCCACTCTCGGGcacccttcctccttctcccgtctccttctccctcctgcccctcccctctccccccacctACCATTTATCCCGTTTCAGAAAACCAACTTCTGGttttactgattttctttatGGTTTGCTTGTGTTTTACTTCGCTGGCTTTTTCTtacatcttccttttctttgtttaatttgctcttctttttcttgcttcttgTGTAGAAAGCTCAGATCATTGATTtttcaactcttttttattttttgtaatctATGCATTTAAAGACCTAATTTTTTCTAAACatcctactgatttttttttaaaaaatatttatttttcaggtgtagttggacacatgcctttatttatttatttacttttatgcggtgctgaggatcgaacccagggcctcgcatgtgctaggcgagccctctaacgctgagccacaaccccagcccccatcccaCTGATTTTGACtcggtgtctgttcagttcaaaGTACTGTAGCTTCTAATATCTATTGTGATCTCTTTGACCCAGGGTTTATTCAGAAACATGTGACTTGATTTCCAGGTTTCTGGGGGAGTTATTGgctttatttttgttactgagtTCTAGTTTTACTTCATGGTTATCAGAAAGCATGTACGatattactttactttttttgaaACTTATTTAACTTGTTTTATGGACAGGGTATGGTCTATTTTGCTGAATATCCCACATGCCCTCATAAGCAATGAATACCCTGCAACTGGCGAGTACTAGTTAGTGGTACTAACTAGGCTGGGATGACTACATCTTCTCATCTTCACTAGTGTGTGGTCTGTTCTCTTTGTCACTTACCAAGATGCATTTCAAGATCTCCAAGTCcgagtgtgtgtttgtgcattCCTTCCTTCAGTTATGTTGTTTTTCACCGCCATATGGTGATGTTTAAAATCTATTtgctattttttctatttgtcttatctactctgtttccttttattctttctttcaggaCTTTGCTTTTGGTGTTAGtctctttttaaatcattattgaTCATTCCCTTTCCTCTCAGTAGCTTGTGGTATCATGCATTCTAGTTCATTCTTTTAGTGATCACCCAAGAAATTCCAAATGTATCTGTTGATTacctaaatatttcttaaatttgtattttcGCCACATCTCGGATTATGCAGAACCTTTATTTGGGTCCCACTCCCGTGTGTGGCACACCTGTCCCCTCGCAGCTGTTAGTGGTCACGGATCGGGTTGCCCTCCTGTCTTTCTGGCTGTGCTGTTTCTCACTCTTCCTCGCCCGGGTCTGGTTTCCTTCTGCCTTAAGAGCATGCTGAGGGCTTCCTGGTGATTGACTCTTCATAATTCTTTTTATGAAAGCAATCTTTTTCACCACCCAATTTAAAACACGGGGTTGTAGGCGGCCCgccttctcccttcctttgtaACCTTAAAAGTCTCGTTCCACTGTCTCCTGCCTCCCGAGTTCCTGTCCAGGGATCTGTTACAGTGACCATTTTCACTCTGAAAGACGTGTGTTGCTTCCTTTCTGGCTActtttcacatttcctttttgTCTGTGGGTTTGTTTTGTGGGCAGCTTGACTGGACGTGTTTGGGTGAGGGGGTATTTGTGTTGATCCTGGgtttttctgagatttttgaaGTTGAATATTCATGTCTTTTATCAGACTTGAAAAATTCTTGCttgttatttcttcaaatatttcattctgctttatttttctctttcctcctagATATCTAGGGTTTTTGTCTGAATATCACATCTTTTGAAAAcggttatttttttcctccttgtgcTTCAGGTTGCATTTCTATTGACTCATCCTCTAGTTTGCCAATCCTATGTTCTACTGTGTCAGGTTTTGTTAATCCACCCAATGAGGTCCTAATTTCAGTGATTGTATTTCACAGGCCTAGAGaatccattttattcttttttttttttttaaagattctggtTGTCTATTGACACGCtccatgtttttattcattttgttcacCTTTTCATATGAAAAAGTGAGATCATAGTTATTTTTCAGGTCTTTCTTATGTGCTAACTCCAGTATCTAAACCATCTCTTTGCCTGCTTCTATTGGTAGTTTTACTTCTTGGTGAACATTTACCTGCTTCTTTACCTGTCTAGTAATCGAAAGAACTTTTTTGCTTGACTTTGGGGGGTTGTGGAGATTGCTGATGACCATTATCCTCTAGAGAGGGCGAACGGGTTCTGTTCTGGCTGGCCACTGGACGTTTGACAGGTTGTTGACTGATCAGCAGGTCGTCTTACTCCCCAGCAGGTCTCTGGCAGCCCCAGGGCTTGCTATGACTCCCAGGGTGTGGCCTTCTCTCTAGGTCGGGCCTTTCAGTGGCTTCAGCTCAGTGTTCAGAGCCTTCACTGAAGCTGTTCACCTTGCTTTGGCCAGAGTGCTGCCATCATCTTGGTGGCATGTGACCTCGGAGCTCTCTTGCGCAGCAGGCCTCCCAGCAGCTGTCCCCTGCAAGGTTCTCAGTCTTGAAACCACACAGGCTGTGATTCAGCCGAGGCCCTGAGGGGCATTTCTAGGACAGTGTCTGGGTTTCTTCTCTGTTTGTCCCACAATCCCCAGCTGTCTCAGCATCCCTGAGCTCAGTCCCTTGTCCCCGACCCAGAAGTGCTACCACTCTCATCAGGGTGTTCTTTtccttaataaatgtttgaaaacattTCAGAGAGAGACCCAGGGAACTTGGAGGGAACTTGTCCTATTGTATTCCTTTTTCTCGAGATCTGTGGTCCTGCTTGGCTACCCTCCGGTGTAGGCGCAGAACTAGTTTTATGTGTTCTCCCCGATCCCGTAGTTTTCCGATACCAGCTGTTCTGACCTGGGGCGGACTGGGATCTAAGGAGGCGACTATGGAGCCACAGCTTCCAAGGTTGGGAAGAAACGGTGGGGAGGGGATGCCAGGCAGGGGCCAGGCTCTGCGGCAGTGGGGAGCCAGGCTTGCTGAACAGGAGGGGGCTGGTGCGACTGGGCAACTGTGGAGCAGCCGAGGCTGGGAGGAGGCGAAGTTGGAGAAACTGTCCCGAGAAGGATCCCAGGAGGCTGCTAGGCTCCCGCTGACCATTCTGAATACAGTGGGATTTTGAGCAGGAGAAATACAGGACCGAAGGCATGAAAAGTGACTGCTGCGAGGAGAGGGGACAGTGGGCTATGGGGAAGCAGCGGGCAGAAGGAGTCTGGGCTCTGTAGACAAGAGGCGTAGCAGCTGAGAACCTAGGTCAGTAACTAAGTAGAATCCGTGGGACTGGGGTCGGACAGAGGAAGGGGTGAAGAAAGTCCCCTTTCTGTCACCCTTAGTCTCAAGCCTGGCCATGCCCCTCTTGGGCCCAAGACCCTCCTGAGGCTACTATCACACTAGGTGCGAAAGCCAGCCGCTCACGTGAGCAGTGCCCTGGCCCTAGGCTCTACAAGATTCAGCTCTGCCCACTGCACTCCCAGGGGCCATCGGCCTGGATTCTCTGCATCCCTCACCTGCCCTCTCTGCACCCCAGCTTCCTCCTAGCAACTGCTGCCCACCCTTAGGACTCGTTTTGGGGGGCAGCCCTCAGCCTGGGCTAGGGGAAGAGGGTGTTGGAGCTGACTCGTGCTcacctctctctctgtgtgttcaCTGTGTCGTCTGGGTGGCTTGCAGCCAGTCCCAGTGGGAGCTTTGACACTGTGGGACTGGGGCACAGGCATTGCCCTACCATGGACCTTGGTGCTCAGCCTCCTGCAGGCTTCTGAAGCCTCCAGTTGCCCTTTACCACACGGTGTTAATTGCTTGTGTCTGTATCAGTCTTCCCACCTGCCAGAGTTCCTTGAGGGAAACATGTCACCACTGTCCCCAAGGCAAGTTCAGTGCTCAGTCAGAGCGTAGCTCACATGTCTGCCTATAGAGCAAGCTGGGTGACCTGCAGCCAGGCCCTGACCCTCATTCTCTTGAGAGGTTGCTGTGCACACTTTCCTAGGACCTGTGGGGACAAAGCCCTTGTCCAAGTCACTGCCAGAGGGGGGAGGCAACAGTGAGACACCAACTTCCCAAAAGGCCAAGTTGTTTTGAAGTCTTGGAGCTGAATTGGATGGAAGCATTCGGAGCACCCATCTGTTCTTGACAGGGCCCAGCCTGTGAATCTCAGGCCCACGCAGCGTGAATTtctgttaattaaaaaacaacatcACATTCTGCTCCTGTGGTCCCAGTTCACATGGAGAGGCCCGTCAGCCATGGACCCACAGTGGACTGCCTGCTGGcccttctcccctctcctctctcgtTGCCCAACAGAAGAGCTCGGGATTCCCTTCCACCCGCTCCCACTGGGTCAGGAATGGTGGAAGACAGAGCTTCGTGGGCCTTAAGCCTCCCACGCGACTGCTCTAGGTCCAGGTGGACTGCTCCGGGCCAGGGAAGGGCGTTTCTTGCTGCTGGCTGCTGCTAGCCATGCTGCTCCTTCCTGAGCCACCCTGCTGTACCCTGAGCTTACTGATGCCCCACCCTTCGACCTGGAAGCTCCCCTCCTATGGTCCTAGGGAAGACTCCAGAGGCCTGTTCAATGTTAGAATAACCCCAGTGCCCAGCATGGCCACAGAAGGCCACCCACATCCTGACAACAGCATTTTCAGCAGCATTTGGCCACAGGGGAACTCGGGCCTGGAGTTAAGGGAGAAAAGTCGAGGATACGTGTTGCTTATTAGCTTTCGTGAAGGAAAATCTGTGGGTGCGTGTGAACACATATAAACCCGAGTCTGAACGTGGGTGTACGTTATTCTAATAATCGGGACTTAGAATCCAGGACCATATGGGGGGTGTCCCTTGTTTAGCCCACTTCCTACAGGGCCGTGTCCTCCCACAGGTCCTTTGCAGCCAGGGGAAAGCGTGGCCCTCATGCTACGTCCAAGAAGGGTGAGCGGCAGTTTTGTAATGGCCTAAGGCTGCGCTCATGGGAAGTcagcattttctgttttatatgaagacatgaagctTGAACGGATTCAGTGTCTGATGATTTGACTTGGACGTGAAATTCCATCCATGGGACTCTCTTTGAGGACAGCGGCCAGGGACCACTATTAAAGCAGACTGTGGCTCAACAAACTGCACGTGGCATGTTTTTGAGAATAATGTTCTTGGTTGTTGTTCTGGGGTTCCCTGGACCCTCCCGACACTCCTCGGGACCCCAGTGTGAGCCTTGCACTCGCCCGTGGACAGGAGGGACAGTGGCAAGGCAGGGAGGAGGCGGGGCCGGTACCCACCATTCGGCTGGCTGGTGGGATTCGGGGTGATCTTTGTTCCCTTATTTTCTAAGTTCTTTTTAGTCTTTCTGTGAGGAAAATATAGGTAGACCACATAAAGCGGGGGGAATGGGTACCCGAGAACCTAAGTCCATCCAGATCTGTGCCTTCCGTAGCTCCAGGATGCAGAGGCCAAGGCCTCCGAGGAGGACCCCAGGCTGTGTGTCCGGCGGCTCCGTCACCAGATGCAGACCCTGAAGTGCCAGCTCAGAGACCAGGGGTGGGCGCACTGGGAGCGGCAGGAGGAGCTCAAGGGCAAGGTAGGCGGGGCCAACACCTCTTCGTGGGGAGCACTCTGCTCCCAGGGCTTGGTAATGTctattagatatttaaatatatgttggtgtaaggaaggaaaagaaggggacTGTCATTCCTCCAACCAGTAGCctctgataaataaaaattttaaatgcacacATATATGGTTTTTACACAGCCTTAAAGTTTACATAAAGAAAGGTCAAGCCCTTGCTCTTCGGGAACGGGGTGGGTGTGTCCTGAAAGGCCTGGAGAGGATTCCTGCGCTGTCGCAGCTACCAGGATCAGGGTGTGGTGGCCACATGCAGCCTCCATGGGGTGAAATTGCATTGACCGAGCACATGCTCATGTGAAACCACAGGAGCCCAAGTAAGGTCAGGGGTGGCATCGACGCAGTCCCTCATTGGACATTACACTGCAGTCTTACAAAATGTTCCTGAGGAGGAAACTAGACAAAACACACAAGGGATCTCTCCATCATGTCCTACAATTGTATGCAATTCTGAGATTAtctcaaattttaattaatatgaatGGATACATAATAATTGTGCACAGTCTTTCacatagaaaatcctaaggaGTCCATAAAACACTAGAACTGAGGAACAATTGGATATGTGATTTGAAAGGCAGTTTCTCCTCATCTACAGCTCATCTTCTCACTTTTTAATTGCAAACGTCCACATACTCATTCCAAAGCAACACACTCATGCCATTTCCTAAACCAAGGTGGGGAGAAGGTCTCACGGAATCCTGCAAATATCATTAAGTGCCTTTTGAATATGAGACAGACTGCTTGAAGCTGAAATTTTGCATATATTCCAAAAGGTATCCCCAAACAGGCTTATAGAAATATCCATGAAGGCTTGTTTATTAAGCAAAGAAATGGAAGCAGAAAAATTCCCATAAACAAAGAAGTGGTTTGTTTCTGCCTCATGGTGGAAGAATACTCATGTTTGAAAGGGATGAGGTCGGTTT from Marmota flaviventris isolate mMarFla1 chromosome 7, mMarFla1.hap1, whole genome shotgun sequence encodes the following:
- the C7H4orf50 gene encoding uncharacterized protein C4orf50 homolog; protein product: MEPTAQGRTEKSFSYVIRAPSSDALDVTHVDVKIDTCWIFRDLEESGEAQGCLPEEVAGTPEVDTGMLGKQLESSEQKPVAAVNTHVMSESRLRSRIQALEVSQRKLLREVDRLRACVVQERSTSLWAQEQLRALQEELVSQVRQEESVAWRQRQQLRRLRGQLQRRDEALGLQAAALEHCRRIQRCQLGLVRDQERVLRAQVQRLERDVRHLCRAAGLLLAQRGTEAPAPVSGKPRLQVPADPREAPEAAAELRALQQRAELSEREREEAVRRLREQRTTERLLRGQLEELRCCIYGLQLSEIGLQGHVEGLAQQNQSLREELGAQAPAGGCSLGGLGRAQDASPCQPREGALGPCSHGRLDGAQGRQAFAGQPLEGPGTCICAGAGPGPESAGELSEGRTGSAREQPLAEPSLDGQTLLLVCGSSPAQHMDGSLIALDLAWVSEGLRAAQAQEPFLQVQTSTLPLRGLAGAPGLLLPLLSQEAPPEELQDLLDTRSTPAPSAAAHPSWCCHQTRSPDASPRQGSPCTSDPPCPMEGSSCRKDTWNRGGGTPAGGAGHGEARTSGRIEGELGGKCQPGQESCEDPSVGSGVCSPGGVGDQSVTLETQATAYCPWLWQERPAPPLQGEDSTEEPEPLSRRQKVGGCGRGLLGGLSAEEEAHGTSASRPAGGQLPAGRSRALERRVPGKQDSRPGCGSALRSPEGSPGAGGQEEEEEKGLRGEASSLGNGPVPRELDFRQCQGKETLPSVAGCGLPQSPRLAVPGEDTGPPWALNKGQDRYSLQIDALERDVEACFQQLNTLKLGSRGHQQEVALVVGENWSFAQRRQSRGEESGEATSLEQTVARDTSRAVAGTSPDQEEASLDPAELHGDALSTLWHTLERARAALHQLLSSLKKERSPVLCDRAAPREDLGGCSPKACHLEAEGPRRAARVCRLQQANRALEGDLAQHRRELGQYAQAISDLEECNVQSYGKISELEEENDKLKRDLGQLRRAMSQSARESRGPGEHVALESRELKAPISQLGVSYKELVRGVGLGVEGRVRASQGENERLLRRVRALEQEVALQTGGDRARSLGGRQQPQESTKAAVDKVCTMDRGVQVTPLSGQQVTSPCGPPLEEAVGVPGGQTGPASDLQDPGCGAGSTAPSLVRRNADVPRVLRGRGGAGGGAACLEGEEKRPWCSHQGHALRTSCSGPQLQDAEAKASEEDPRLCVRRLRHQMQTLKCQLRDQGWAHWERQEELKGKLEELQRKQHEANVAVAPLKAKLASLVHKCLRRNHLITRLLQELGRHGPVDLLLSEMAQNMVHDVALSEYAAAFLSPGLPETSPHLDVGSQGTAAARVQEQLPSFETDGVLQSPLRSDSWPFPKAEWPAPTARLDSPKPPLPSGPTLDPGPGPAVVTVEPGGEPHPGPHAHSLLPASEVLSPARILALHQELRQSICGYSQAWEESRAVPASVEESGSRGQPSPPPAPGHPLRQAPASQPGTFIPTAKCDHVGDIWRS